A single Paracoccus pantotrophus DNA region contains:
- a CDS encoding sugar phosphate isomerase/epimerase family protein, whose translation MSAERQTIVLHSLIAKDAPMAMDLKIAADLGYDGIEISAAKMRAFLAAGWTEADLAERLRGYDIPGTGFLMDIERHGGAEESLWRDAAELFHLAQIAGAKAVQAITGPVSVATVRAHAAGRPVTGYSGVLGLSRDEQMRITARNLARLADMAAERGLILYFEALGWCPLNTVSDQLELIDRAGRSNMKIVVDFWHCYVSGDTPERIARIERNAIYGVHVCDSLRHDGGIPDEAVLRDVPTGGGVLNLQEWVDAVKATGYVGWWSGELFCRKQHQDDSFKVAAGMKARLERLIL comes from the coding sequence ATGTCCGCCGAACGCCAGACAATCGTCCTCCATTCCCTGATCGCCAAGGACGCACCCATGGCGATGGACCTGAAGATCGCCGCCGATCTGGGCTATGACGGCATCGAGATCTCCGCCGCCAAGATGCGCGCCTTCCTTGCCGCCGGATGGACCGAGGCCGACCTGGCCGAGCGCCTGCGCGGTTACGACATTCCGGGCACCGGCTTCCTGATGGATATCGAGCGGCATGGCGGGGCCGAAGAATCGCTGTGGCGGGATGCCGCCGAGCTTTTCCATCTGGCGCAGATCGCGGGGGCGAAGGCCGTGCAGGCGATCACCGGTCCGGTCTCGGTCGCCACGGTCAGGGCGCATGCCGCTGGCCGGCCGGTGACCGGCTATTCCGGCGTCCTTGGCCTGTCCCGTGACGAGCAGATGCGGATCACCGCCCGCAACTTGGCCCGGCTGGCCGACATGGCCGCCGAGAGGGGGCTGATCCTTTACTTCGAGGCGCTTGGCTGGTGTCCGCTGAACACCGTCTCGGACCAGCTGGAGCTGATCGACCGGGCGGGGCGGAGCAATATGAAGATAGTGGTGGATTTCTGGCATTGCTATGTCTCGGGGGATACGCCCGAGCGGATCGCGCGGATCGAAAGGAATGCGATCTATGGCGTGCATGTCTGCGATTCGCTGCGCCACGACGGCGGCATCCCGGACGAGGCGGTGCTGCGCGACGTGCCCACCGGCGGTGGCGTGCTGAACCTTCAGGAATGGGTGGATGCGGTGAAGGCGACGGGCTATGTGGGCTGGTGGAGCGGCGAGTTGTTCTGCCGCAAGCAGCATCAGGACGACAGTTTCAAGGTCGCGGCAGGGATGAAGGCGCGTCTGGAACGCCTTATTCTCTAG
- a CDS encoding IS5-like element IS1248A family transposase (programmed frameshift), with product MSDLYWLTDEQMTKLAPFFPKSHGKPRVDDKRVLSGIIFINRNGLRWRDAPREYGPHKTLYSRWKRWSEKGIFARMMIGLAADHGEEKTVMIDATYLKAHRTATSLAGEKGGRGRLVGRTKGGMNTKLHAICDSQGRPLDLFVTAGQVSDYIGARALLSSLPKVDWLLGDRGYDADWFREALQDKGIRACIPGRKQRKTPVKYDKRRYKRRNRIEIMFGRLKDWRRVATRYDRCPKVFLSAIALAATVIYWL from the exons ATGAGCGACCTGTACTGGCTGACCGACGAGCAGATGACCAAGCTTGCCCCTTTCTTCCCGAAGTCGCACGGCAAGCCACGCGTCGATGACAAGCGTGTTCTAAGCGGGATTATCTTCATCAATCGCAATGGTTTGCGCTGGCGAGATGCCCCCAGGGAGTATGGGCCGCACAAGACGCTCTACAGCCGGTGGAAGCGTTGGAGCGAGAAAGGCATTTTCGCCAGGATGATGATCGGGCTGGCCGCCGACCACGGCGAGGAAAAGACCGTGATGATCGACGCGACCTATCTGAAAGCGCACCGCACCGCGACCAGCTTGGCCG GTGAAAAAGGGGGGCGTGGACGCCTCGTCGGCCGGACCAAGGGCGGCATGAACACGAAGCTGCATGCCATCTGTGACAGCCAGGGCCGACCGCTCGACCTGTTCGTCACCGCAGGGCAGGTCAGCGACTACATCGGGGCGCGGGCGTTGCTCAGCAGCCTCCCAAAGGTCGATTGGCTGCTCGGGGATCGCGGCTATGACGCCGACTGGTTCCGGGAAGCCTTGCAGGACAAGGGGATACGAGCCTGCATCCCCGGCCGAAAGCAGCGCAAGACACCGGTCAAATACGACAAGCGCCGATACAAGCGGCGCAACCGCATCGAGATCATGTTTGGCAGGCTCAAGGACTGGCGGCGCGTGGCAACCCGATACGACAGATGCCCGAAGGTCTTCCTCTCGGCCATCGCGCTCGCGGCAACCGTCATTTATTGGTTATGA